In one window of Spartinivicinus marinus DNA:
- a CDS encoding flagellin: protein MPQVINTNIASLNAQRHLNSSQSANATALQRLSSGLRINSARDDAAGLSISTRFDTQVRGLNVAIRNANDGISLAQVAEGALSAMKDNFLRIRDLALQAANATNSAEDREALNAEVQQLKKEIQRVSEQTNYNGTQLLDGTFTEVTFQIGANEGENIAFNIEGARVDGLGASEEVGVSARGTTTGIAQGDLLINGVPIPSSKSTSDTASVANKSASAISKVAAINSKSDETGVTAEILTNSVEGTSQVNATKAGNVLLNGVTITLATSANLSTDANREAVVSAINAFSNQTGVVAINTGQDASGIVLEAKDGRNITLIYNNSGGDNVTSAATGLPTIGGTAGVGTTADITSAVAITAASPGASASGGFTLISKDGTPIKIEQGTSGQLNLNVGLAEGTYPGTGAFLSSLAAVDTDATPGKQASPSLGDGDIVINGVPVPAGNALDDTASSQDKLSSAITKAAAINKVSERTGVTATPNPNLVNGSSMTAAATSGVLTINGVQTSTINTTTDSEASRFAVVNAINAISGQTGVIAIDTGSDTGGVQLFAEDGRNITITYPTAGTPLTAASTGLVNTGLAAGTAGTYESSIRLNSAAPITLTTNNANGLTNHGLQAGTFGGAETGQFVQDIDISTVEGALSALESVDHALQSINLQRSNLGAIQNRFESTVSNQALASENLSAANSRIKDADFAAETAELARTQVLQQAGIAMLSQANALPQQVLQLLQG from the coding sequence ATGCCACAAGTCATTAATACCAATATTGCGTCGTTAAATGCCCAGCGCCACCTAAATTCATCACAGTCGGCCAATGCCACTGCTTTGCAACGGCTATCTTCAGGCTTACGCATTAACAGCGCCAGAGATGACGCTGCAGGCCTTTCTATTTCCACCCGTTTTGATACCCAAGTGCGAGGGCTAAATGTAGCAATTCGTAATGCCAATGATGGTATTTCCTTAGCTCAAGTCGCAGAAGGAGCATTAAGTGCGATGAAAGATAACTTTCTTCGGATTCGTGATCTCGCTTTACAAGCTGCTAATGCCACTAATAGTGCAGAAGATCGAGAAGCACTTAATGCAGAGGTGCAGCAACTAAAAAAAGAAATTCAACGGGTTTCTGAGCAAACCAACTATAACGGTACACAATTATTGGATGGCACTTTTACTGAGGTGACTTTTCAGATTGGCGCTAATGAAGGCGAAAACATTGCTTTTAATATTGAAGGAGCTCGGGTTGATGGATTAGGGGCTTCCGAAGAAGTCGGCGTCAGCGCCCGCGGCACTACCACCGGCATTGCCCAAGGGGATTTATTAATTAATGGTGTACCAATTCCCAGCTCAAAATCCACCTCTGATACGGCTTCAGTCGCTAACAAAAGTGCCAGCGCAATTTCTAAAGTGGCTGCAATAAATTCTAAATCTGATGAAACCGGTGTAACCGCAGAAATACTAACAAACTCAGTGGAAGGAACCAGTCAAGTCAATGCCACTAAAGCAGGTAATGTTCTCCTTAATGGTGTCACGATAACATTGGCAACAAGTGCCAATTTATCAACCGATGCTAACCGAGAAGCCGTGGTATCTGCTATTAATGCTTTTTCCAATCAAACCGGGGTTGTGGCGATTAATACAGGGCAAGATGCTTCTGGTATTGTACTTGAAGCCAAAGACGGCAGAAATATCACCCTGATATACAACAATAGTGGTGGCGATAATGTTACTTCCGCCGCTACTGGATTACCTACTATCGGTGGAACTGCGGGAGTGGGTACGACGGCTGATATTACCAGTGCAGTCGCTATCACCGCCGCATCACCAGGCGCTTCCGCGTCAGGTGGTTTTACCTTAATTTCCAAGGATGGTACCCCCATTAAAATTGAGCAAGGCACCAGTGGCCAACTTAACCTGAACGTGGGGCTAGCAGAAGGGACTTATCCGGGTACGGGCGCTTTTCTATCTTCTTTGGCTGCCGTGGATACAGACGCAACCCCAGGTAAACAGGCTTCTCCATCCCTTGGCGATGGCGACATTGTGATTAATGGTGTGCCTGTTCCCGCTGGCAATGCGCTTGATGATACAGCTTCCAGTCAAGATAAATTAAGCAGTGCTATCACTAAAGCTGCCGCAATCAATAAGGTCAGCGAACGAACCGGGGTAACCGCAACTCCGAACCCCAATTTAGTGAATGGTAGCTCCATGACGGCTGCTGCAACCAGTGGGGTACTGACGATTAATGGTGTTCAAACATCCACTATCAATACCACAACTGACTCCGAAGCCAGTCGGTTCGCGGTGGTCAATGCTATCAATGCGATTTCAGGTCAAACTGGCGTCATCGCTATTGATACAGGCAGTGATACAGGTGGAGTACAATTATTTGCTGAAGACGGCAGGAATATTACCATTACTTATCCAACGGCTGGCACACCATTAACAGCTGCATCAACAGGCTTAGTTAATACAGGACTCGCTGCAGGTACCGCGGGAACCTATGAATCATCCATCCGGCTTAATTCTGCCGCACCAATAACCCTAACAACCAATAACGCCAATGGATTGACCAACCATGGCTTACAAGCAGGTACTTTTGGGGGAGCTGAAACTGGTCAATTTGTGCAAGACATTGATATTTCTACGGTGGAGGGAGCATTAAGTGCACTAGAGTCGGTGGATCATGCTTTACAATCGATTAATCTACAGCGCTCAAATTTAGGTGCCATTCAAAATAGATTTGAATCTACCGTTTCCAACCAAGCATTGGCCTCTGAAAACTTATCAGCAGCCAACTCACGGATTAAAGATGCAGATTTTGCAGCAGAAACCGCTGAACTCGCCAGAACTCAAGTACTACAACAGGCGGGTATTGCCATGTTGTCACAGGCCAATGCACTACCACAACAGGTATTACAATTATTACAAGGCTAA